A genomic stretch from Hemibagrus wyckioides isolate EC202008001 linkage group LG20, SWU_Hwy_1.0, whole genome shotgun sequence includes:
- the cahz gene encoding carbonic anhydrase: MSHHWGYSSHDGPDKWADHFPIANGPRQSPINIIPSQAQFDSSLKPLKIHYDPSTSKDIMNNGHSFQVNFLDEDDSTILTGGPVTGTYRLTQFHCHWGASDDKGSEHTVDGIKYPCELHLVHWNTKYANFGEAVDKPDGLAVIGVFLKIGSANPRLQKVLDTFDAIKAKGHQTTFKNFDPKNLLPASLNFWTYEGSLTTPPLFESVTWIVLRDPISVSSAQMEKFRKLLFSSEEEHPRCMCDNYRPPQPVKGRKVRTNFK, from the exons ATGTCTCATCACTGGGGTTACAGCTCTCATGATG GTCCTGATAAATGGGCTGACCACTTCCCCATTGCTAACGGACCCCGGCAGTCTCCCATTAACATCATCCCGAGCCAGGCCCAGTTCGACTCTTCTCTCAAGCCGCTCAAGATCCATTACGATCCGTCTACGTCCAAAGACATCATGAACAATGGCCATTCATTTCAAGTCAACTTCCTGGACGAGGACGACAGCACAA ttctgaCTGGTGGACCCGTCACTGGCACCTACAGACTGACTCAGTTCCACTGCCACTGGGGTGCGAGTGACGACAAAGGGTCCGAGCACACCGTCGATGGCATCAAATACCCCTGTGAG CTTCATCTGGTGCACTGGAACACCAAGTATGCAAACTTTGGTGAGGCCGTGGACAAACCAGATGGCTTGGCGGTTATCGGAGTTTTTCTGAAG ATTGGTTCTGCCAATCCCCGACTGCAGAAAGTTCTGGATACCTTCGATGCCATCAAAGCAAAG GGTCACCAAACCACTTTCAAGAACTTTGACCCCAAGAACCTGTTGCCTGCCTCCCTGAATTTTTGGACGTATGAAGGTTCTCTCACCACACCACCTCTGTTTGAGAGCGTGACCTGGATCGTCCTCAGAGACCCGATTAGCGTGAGCTCTGCCCAG atGGAGAAATTCCGCAAGCTGTTGTTCAGCTCAGAGGAAGAACATCCTCGCTGTATGTGCGATAACTACAGACCGCCTCAACCCGTAAAAGGACGCAAAGTTCGCACCAACTTTAAATAA